One Polynucleobacter sp. MWH-Spelu-300-X4 genomic window carries:
- a CDS encoding DUF3426 domain-containing protein, translating into MPSDNALAQKKTLNKEDSQKPTWARVIAAVVLSLLVLAQVSYLGRNVIKHLIAKTPESIQAPLQTVFTYVDQGICDYLPCQDIPIKDFSVWAIEFADLQIGHSKQSQLQLQIRNKIAASVAWPSLELSVTDANDTLIAQRIIFPSAWLPDNLRASPEKIAQGADGNSEISSNINLTLPEESAGYRVRILYP; encoded by the coding sequence ATGCCATCTGATAATGCCTTAGCTCAAAAAAAAACTTTAAATAAAGAAGATTCTCAAAAACCTACCTGGGCAAGAGTAATTGCCGCTGTTGTATTAAGCCTACTCGTGTTAGCTCAAGTTAGCTATTTAGGGCGCAACGTCATCAAACATCTAATAGCAAAAACTCCCGAGAGCATTCAAGCGCCACTTCAAACTGTATTTACTTATGTAGATCAGGGAATTTGCGATTATTTACCCTGCCAAGACATACCTATTAAAGATTTTTCAGTTTGGGCAATTGAATTTGCCGACCTACAAATTGGCCACTCAAAACAAAGTCAGTTACAACTTCAAATCAGAAACAAGATAGCTGCGTCTGTTGCCTGGCCATCTCTTGAACTATCTGTTACCGATGCCAATGACACATTAATTGCGCAGCGCATCATTTTCCCTAGCGCTTGGTTACCAGATAACTTGAGAGCATCTCCTGAAAAGATAGCTCAGGGAGCAGATGGCAACTCTGAAATATCGAGCAACATCAATCTCACACTACCAGAAGAGTCTGCTGGTTATCGTGTACGAATACTTTACCCATAA
- a CDS encoding ribonucleoside-diphosphate reductase subunit alpha, whose product MSYADPQAAGQTPSPFAGQPAGQVSQDPSANFVAGGVGGSNATLLSDYKIIRRNGSVVAFEPSKIAIAVTKAFLAVNGGQGAASARVREQVEQLTQVVVRALLRSRPNGGTFHIEDIQDQVELALMRSGEHNVARAYVLYREKRNQERAAMVSAQAAAPQLVEHPGLNVSDNGVVKPLDMAALQNVIQSACAGLGAAVNAEPIIKETIKNLYEGVPMAQVYDSAILASRTLIEKDPAYSQVTARILMHTIRKEILGREVPQAAMAAEYVNYFPQFIKQGVDAELLDQKLLSFDLVKLGSALKADRDLQFNYLGLQTLYDRYFLHIEDHRIEMPQAFFMRVAMGLALNEVNREARAIEFYEILSTFDFMSSTPTLFNSATLRSQLSSCYLTTIPDDLDGIYEGLKENALLSKFAGGLGNDWTSVRALGSHIKGTNGKSQGVVPFLKVVNDTAVAVNQGGKRKGAVCAYLETWHLDVEEFLELRKNTGDDRRRTHDMNTANWIPDLFMKRVMENGEWTLFTPSTCPDLHDKFGAEFEKAYLAYEQKAANGELKPFKKVRALEMWRKMLGMLFETGHPWITFKDPCNVRSPQQHVGVVHSSNLCTEITLNTNESEIAVCNLGSVNLAVHLKTDASGKLVLDHEKLQKTIRTAMRMLDNVIDINYYAVAKARNSNLKHRPVGMGIMGFQDCLHMLRIPYASEAAVQFADESMEAVCYYAYLASTELAEERGTYATYKGSLWDQGILPQDSVKLLAEQRGGYVEVDMSSKMDWTPVRNRIKQFGMRNSNCVAIAPTATISNIIGVSACIEPTYQNLFVKSNLSGEFTVVNDYLVRDLKARGLWDEVMIADLKYFDGSLSKIDRVPQDLRDLYATAFEVEPLWLVEAASRRQKWIDQAQSLNIYMAGASGKKLDDTYKLAWLRGLKTTYYLRTISATHVEKSTVKSGSLNAVSNGEPTLSAAPAVEADGPVCTMRPGDAGFDECEACQ is encoded by the coding sequence ATGTCCTACGCAGACCCACAAGCCGCTGGTCAAACGCCAAGCCCTTTTGCAGGCCAACCTGCTGGTCAAGTTAGTCAAGATCCATCAGCCAATTTTGTTGCTGGTGGAGTAGGTGGTTCAAACGCCACTTTGTTGTCAGATTACAAAATCATTCGCCGTAATGGTTCAGTAGTGGCATTTGAGCCATCAAAAATTGCCATTGCTGTAACAAAAGCATTTTTAGCAGTTAATGGTGGTCAAGGTGCTGCCTCTGCACGAGTTCGTGAGCAAGTTGAGCAATTAACGCAAGTAGTTGTACGTGCTTTGTTACGTAGCCGCCCAAATGGTGGCACATTCCACATTGAAGATATTCAAGATCAAGTTGAATTGGCTTTGATGCGTAGCGGTGAGCATAACGTTGCTCGTGCTTATGTTCTTTATCGTGAAAAGCGTAATCAGGAGCGTGCTGCGATGGTGTCAGCCCAAGCTGCTGCTCCTCAATTGGTTGAGCATCCTGGTTTAAACGTTAGTGACAATGGTGTTGTTAAACCATTGGATATGGCGGCATTGCAAAATGTGATTCAGTCAGCTTGTGCTGGTTTGGGCGCCGCAGTTAATGCAGAACCAATCATTAAAGAAACAATTAAGAACTTGTACGAAGGTGTACCAATGGCTCAAGTCTATGACTCAGCTATTTTGGCGTCACGTACATTAATTGAAAAAGATCCTGCTTATAGCCAAGTAACAGCTCGTATTTTGATGCACACCATCCGTAAAGAAATTTTGGGTCGTGAAGTGCCTCAAGCAGCTATGGCTGCTGAGTACGTTAACTATTTCCCACAATTTATTAAGCAGGGCGTGGATGCAGAGTTGTTGGATCAAAAATTATTAAGTTTTGACCTAGTGAAGTTGGGTTCTGCACTAAAAGCCGACCGTGACTTGCAATTTAACTACCTCGGTTTACAAACATTGTATGACCGCTACTTCTTGCATATTGAAGACCACCGTATTGAAATGCCACAGGCTTTCTTTATGCGTGTAGCGATGGGCTTGGCTTTGAATGAAGTGAACCGTGAAGCACGTGCGATTGAGTTCTATGAGATTCTTTCTACATTCGACTTCATGTCAAGCACGCCAACACTATTTAACTCTGCAACATTGCGTTCACAGTTATCAAGCTGCTACCTAACAACTATTCCAGATGATTTGGATGGTATCTATGAAGGCTTGAAAGAAAACGCTTTGTTATCTAAGTTTGCTGGTGGTCTAGGTAATGACTGGACAAGTGTTCGTGCTTTAGGTAGCCACATTAAGGGCACCAACGGTAAGTCACAAGGTGTTGTGCCATTCTTGAAGGTAGTGAATGACACAGCCGTTGCGGTTAATCAGGGTGGTAAGCGTAAGGGCGCCGTGTGTGCCTATCTAGAAACATGGCACTTAGACGTTGAAGAGTTTTTAGAGTTGCGTAAAAACACAGGTGACGACCGTCGTCGTACACATGACATGAACACAGCGAACTGGATTCCTGACTTGTTTATGAAGCGTGTGATGGAAAACGGTGAGTGGACATTATTTACGCCTTCAACATGCCCTGATTTGCACGATAAGTTCGGTGCTGAATTCGAAAAAGCTTATTTAGCTTATGAGCAAAAAGCGGCTAATGGTGAGTTAAAGCCATTTAAGAAGGTAAGAGCGTTGGAAATGTGGCGCAAGATGTTAGGCATGTTGTTCGAAACAGGCCACCCATGGATCACATTCAAAGACCCATGTAACGTTCGTAGCCCACAACAGCACGTTGGCGTTGTTCACTCATCTAATTTATGTACAGAAATTACTCTGAACACCAATGAATCAGAAATCGCTGTTTGTAACTTGGGTTCTGTGAACTTGGCCGTTCATTTGAAGACTGATGCGAGTGGTAAGTTAGTGCTTGATCATGAAAAACTCCAAAAAACTATCCGTACAGCGATGCGTATGTTGGATAACGTGATTGATATCAACTATTACGCGGTTGCTAAAGCTCGTAATTCAAACTTGAAACACCGTCCAGTTGGTATGGGCATCATGGGCTTCCAGGATTGCTTGCATATGTTGCGTATTCCATACGCTAGCGAAGCTGCGGTTCAGTTTGCCGATGAGTCTATGGAAGCAGTTTGCTACTACGCTTATTTGGCCTCTACAGAATTGGCTGAAGAACGTGGCACATACGCAACCTACAAAGGTTCATTATGGGATCAAGGCATCCTTCCACAAGATTCAGTGAAGTTATTGGCTGAGCAACGTGGTGGCTATGTAGAAGTAGATATGTCTTCTAAGATGGATTGGACGCCAGTACGTAACCGTATTAAACAATTTGGTATGCGTAACTCTAACTGCGTAGCGATTGCTCCAACAGCAACAATTTCTAACATTATTGGCGTTTCAGCATGTATCGAGCCAACTTATCAGAATTTGTTCGTGAAATCGAACCTTTCAGGTGAGTTCACAGTGGTTAACGACTACTTGGTGCGTGACTTGAAGGCTCGCGGCCTTTGGGATGAAGTCATGATTGCTGATTTGAAGTATTTTGACGGTTCATTGTCAAAAATTGATCGTGTTCCTCAAGATTTACGTGATTTATATGCAACAGCTTTTGAAGTGGAGCCTTTATGGTTAGTTGAAGCTGCTTCACGTCGTCAAAAGTGGATTGACCAAGCTCAGTCATTGAATATCTACATGGCTGGCGCTTCTGGTAAGAAGCTAGACGACACTTATAAGTTGGCATGGTTGCGTGGTTTAAAGACAACTTACTACTTGCGCACGATTTCAGCGACTCACGTTGAGAAATCTACAGTGAAGAGTGGTTCTTTGAATGCAGTTTCAAATGGTGAGCCAACATTGTCTGCAGCTCCTGCTGTTGAAGCAGATGGCCCAGTTTGCACCATGCGTCCTGGCGACGCTGGATTTGATGAATGTGAAGCTTGCCAGTAA
- a CDS encoding ribonucleotide-diphosphate reductase subunit beta, giving the protein MLNWDEETPAAPLSKPAPVVTPAAAVESNLLPNRPMPLPTASAFAPSAAVNTENAAERRVNVADKRIINGSTDVNQLVPFKYKWAWEKYLAGCANHWMPQEINMTRDIALWKDPNGLTEDERRIIKRNLGFFVTADSLAANNIVLGTYRQITAPECRQYLLRQAFEEAIHTHAYQYIVESLGLDQAEIFNAYHEVPSIRDKDEFLIPFIDVLTDPSFKTGTMENDQKLLRSLIVFACIMEGLFFYVGFTQILAMGRQNKMTGAAEQYQYILRDESLHCNFGIDMINQIKLENPHLWTPEFKEELRSLFEKAVELEYRYAEDTMPRGVLGLNAPMFKGYLRYICNRRCMQIGLEAMFPNEENPFPWMSEMIDLKKERNFFETRVIEYQTGGALNWE; this is encoded by the coding sequence ATGTTGAATTGGGATGAAGAAACCCCAGCCGCGCCGTTAAGTAAGCCCGCACCGGTGGTAACACCGGCAGCGGCGGTTGAGAGCAATTTGTTACCTAACCGTCCGATGCCTCTACCTACGGCGTCAGCTTTTGCACCTTCTGCAGCAGTAAATACAGAAAATGCTGCAGAGCGTCGTGTGAACGTCGCTGATAAGCGAATTATTAATGGTTCAACAGACGTGAACCAGTTGGTGCCATTTAAATATAAGTGGGCATGGGAAAAGTATCTGGCTGGTTGCGCTAACCATTGGATGCCTCAAGAAATTAATATGACGCGCGATATTGCTCTTTGGAAAGATCCAAATGGCTTAACGGAAGATGAGCGTCGCATTATTAAGCGTAACTTGGGATTTTTCGTGACAGCCGACTCATTGGCTGCGAATAACATTGTTTTAGGTACTTATCGCCAGATTACTGCGCCCGAGTGCCGTCAATATTTATTGCGTCAGGCTTTTGAAGAGGCAATTCATACTCACGCATACCAATATATTGTTGAATCTTTGGGGCTTGATCAGGCAGAAATCTTCAATGCGTACCATGAAGTGCCTTCGATTCGTGACAAAGATGAGTTTTTGATCCCATTTATCGATGTTTTGACTGATCCATCTTTCAAAACAGGCACGATGGAGAATGATCAGAAGCTATTGCGCTCATTAATTGTGTTTGCTTGCATCATGGAAGGTTTGTTCTTCTATGTTGGTTTTACGCAAATTCTTGCGATGGGTCGTCAAAATAAGATGACAGGTGCTGCTGAGCAATATCAATACATTTTGCGTGATGAATCTCTTCACTGTAATTTTGGTATCGACATGATTAACCAAATCAAGTTGGAAAATCCTCATTTATGGACGCCTGAGTTCAAAGAAGAATTGCGCAGTTTGTTTGAAAAAGCTGTAGAGCTTGAGTATCGCTACGCTGAAGACACTATGCCACGTGGGGTTCTAGGGCTTAATGCACCAATGTTCAAAGGTTACCTCCGTTACATTTGCAATCGTCGTTGCATGCAGATCGGACTCGAAGCAATGTTCCCGAATGAAGAAAATCCATTCCCATGGATGAGTGAAATGATCGACTTGAAGAAGGAAAGAAACTTCTTTGAGACACGTGTGATTGAATATCAAACTGGTGGTGCGTTGAACTGGGAGTAA
- a CDS encoding TlpA disulfide reductase family protein: MNKRQWALLISAGLIAAILGIGLSSFKHRTTEAKDQAVELFLKEELKGPDGAIHVTKEWRNKILVLNFWASWCPPCVEEMPTLEKAYSLYKDKNVLFVGIGVDSPSNIRQFLEKTPINYPITVNPIEGVNWAKNMGNPSGGLPFTVLVDGKGVIKKTKLGKISEDELKSWLDSAILPSK; the protein is encoded by the coding sequence GTGAATAAACGCCAATGGGCTTTGCTAATTTCCGCCGGACTTATTGCCGCCATCCTCGGAATCGGGTTATCTAGCTTTAAACATAGAACAACTGAGGCTAAAGATCAGGCTGTTGAGCTCTTCTTAAAAGAAGAATTAAAGGGGCCCGATGGCGCTATTCATGTAACAAAGGAATGGCGAAATAAAATTTTGGTGCTTAATTTTTGGGCATCCTGGTGCCCTCCATGCGTAGAGGAAATGCCAACCCTCGAAAAAGCTTATAGCCTATATAAAGATAAAAATGTTTTATTTGTCGGCATCGGTGTCGATTCACCATCTAATATTCGTCAATTTCTAGAAAAAACACCGATTAACTACCCGATCACAGTAAACCCCATAGAAGGCGTTAATTGGGCAAAAAACATGGGAAATCCAAGCGGAGGGCTACCTTTTACCGTTCTAGTGGATGGAAAAGGTGTCATTAAAAAGACAAAATTAGGAAAAATAAGCGAAGATGAGCTCAAATCATGGCTAGATAGCGCTATACTCCCATCCAAGTAA
- the accB gene encoding acetyl-CoA carboxylase biotin carboxyl carrier protein, with the protein MDLRKLKTLIDLVAESGVSELEVTEGEDKVRIVKNPAPILAAPAQQVYAPAAAPAAAAPAAAPAPVEAAPTAPTGHPVKSPMVGTFYRSPTPGADAFVKIGDTVKEGQTLCIIEAMKLLNEIESDKSGVVKEILCENGQGVEFGQALFIIG; encoded by the coding sequence ATGGACTTACGAAAACTTAAAACTTTGATCGATTTAGTAGCCGAATCTGGCGTATCAGAACTAGAAGTTACTGAAGGCGAAGACAAAGTTCGCATCGTTAAGAATCCAGCCCCCATCCTAGCAGCACCTGCTCAACAAGTTTATGCACCAGCTGCAGCACCTGCTGCCGCAGCTCCCGCAGCTGCACCGGCTCCAGTTGAAGCTGCTCCAACAGCACCAACAGGTCACCCAGTTAAATCTCCAATGGTTGGAACTTTCTACCGTTCACCAACACCAGGCGCAGATGCGTTTGTGAAAATTGGCGATACAGTTAAAGAAGGTCAAACACTTTGCATTATTGAGGCGATGAAGCTTCTCAATGAAATTGAATCTGATAAATCTGGTGTAGTTAAAGAAATTCTTTGCGAGAACGGCCAAGGTGTTGAATTCGGTCAAGCTCTTTTTATTATTGGTTAA
- the ampD gene encoding 1,6-anhydro-N-acetylmuramyl-L-alanine amidase AmpD gives MKWLLFAIIMAGLIIWWRSAHVEQNNRSTAKPKPKTPITPKLMSQCPFCGVRFPSDEGVGGYCSVAHKKAIDSRGWWGEAEWVKSPNYDERPANMPVELVLVHHISLPPGQFSGNYIADFFQNKLDPKAHPYFESIADRQVSSHFLIRRNGQVQQFVSANHRAWHAGVSDFFGRERCNDFSIGIELEGTDDLPFQPAQYTSLRELVFALKKTYPIAAYAGHSDVAPGRKTDPGIHFDWQLFSKLAEIPEKEMPYGTQKR, from the coding sequence ATGAAATGGTTACTATTTGCCATCATCATGGCCGGACTCATTATTTGGTGGCGTTCTGCCCATGTTGAACAAAACAATCGTTCAACCGCTAAACCAAAGCCGAAAACTCCAATAACGCCAAAATTAATGTCCCAATGCCCTTTTTGTGGCGTGCGTTTTCCTAGTGATGAAGGTGTGGGCGGCTACTGTTCAGTCGCACATAAAAAAGCCATTGATTCACGAGGTTGGTGGGGAGAGGCTGAATGGGTTAAGTCGCCTAATTACGATGAGCGTCCGGCTAACATGCCTGTTGAATTAGTACTGGTTCATCACATTAGCTTACCGCCTGGGCAGTTTTCCGGAAATTACATTGCTGACTTTTTTCAAAATAAATTAGATCCCAAGGCTCACCCTTATTTTGAATCCATAGCCGATCGACAAGTGTCTAGTCATTTTCTGATTCGCAGAAATGGGCAGGTACAGCAGTTTGTTTCAGCCAATCATCGTGCTTGGCATGCGGGAGTATCAGATTTTTTTGGTCGAGAACGTTGTAATGATTTTTCGATTGGTATTGAGTTGGAGGGTACGGATGATTTGCCATTCCAACCTGCTCAGTACACATCGCTTAGAGAATTAGTTTTTGCATTGAAAAAAACATATCCTATTGCAGCTTATGCTGGGCATAGTGATGTTGCCCCAGGAAGAAAAACAGATCCAGGTATTCATTTTGACTGGCAATTATTCTCAAAATTGGCAGAAATTCCAGAAAAAGAGATGCCTTATGGCACTCAAAAAAGATAA
- a CDS encoding carbohydrate kinase family protein yields the protein MSSLICGSIAYDTIMSFEGRFQDQILADQIHILNVAFLVPSMRREFGGCAGNIAYNLKLLGGEPVIMATVGGDAGTYYDQLAKYDISSDHIRELPEAFTAQAMITTDRDNNQITAFHPGAMSESHLNQVADVVAHRQSKKLNIPKIAIVAPDGRQGMVEHCQQLADAKIDFIFDPGQGLPMFDGKDLLGFIEQATYVAVNDYEGEMLSQRTGLSLKEISERVEALVVTKGSQGAEIHAKGKKIDIPVVPVAKAIDPTGCGDAFRGGLLYGLEQGFDWETTGRLASLMGSIKIASQGPQNHQPSQEEIQSQFKKAFNYSF from the coding sequence ATGTCTAGTTTAATTTGTGGATCCATTGCCTACGACACGATTATGTCTTTTGAAGGTCGTTTTCAAGATCAGATTCTTGCAGACCAAATCCATATTCTGAATGTGGCATTTCTAGTACCTAGCATGCGTCGTGAATTCGGTGGATGTGCTGGAAATATTGCCTATAACCTCAAACTTTTAGGTGGCGAACCCGTCATCATGGCAACGGTTGGTGGTGATGCGGGGACTTACTATGATCAATTAGCAAAATACGATATTTCTTCAGATCATATTCGTGAGTTGCCAGAAGCATTTACAGCACAAGCGATGATCACAACAGACCGTGATAACAACCAAATCACTGCTTTCCACCCAGGTGCCATGAGTGAATCTCACCTCAACCAAGTTGCTGATGTGGTGGCTCACCGCCAATCCAAGAAATTAAACATCCCCAAGATTGCCATCGTTGCACCAGACGGCCGCCAAGGCATGGTTGAACACTGCCAACAATTAGCGGATGCCAAAATTGATTTTATTTTCGACCCAGGCCAAGGATTGCCGATGTTTGACGGCAAAGATTTGCTTGGCTTCATTGAACAAGCTACTTATGTCGCCGTTAATGATTATGAAGGTGAAATGCTTTCCCAAAGAACAGGCCTTAGCCTAAAAGAAATTTCTGAAAGAGTTGAAGCTTTAGTTGTCACTAAGGGTTCTCAAGGTGCTGAAATTCATGCAAAAGGCAAAAAAATTGATATTCCAGTAGTCCCCGTTGCAAAAGCTATCGATCCAACTGGTTGTGGCGATGCTTTTAGAGGCGGATTACTCTATGGTTTAGAACAAGGATTTGATTGGGAAACCACAGGCCGACTCGCAAGTCTCATGGGGTCGATCAAAATTGCTAGCCAAGGCCCTCAAAATCATCAACCTTCTCAAGAAGAGATCCAATCTCAATTCAAAAAAGCATTTAATTACAGCTTTTAA
- a CDS encoding inner membrane protein YpjD: MNILGHPSLAWLPSILYFLFFWQEVRFYSKKDEQKDGELSSSSALGCSQWLLLPVLILHGFILHESIFTAAGFIFGFAQALSTMAWIGVCFFWVESWYLPMRGLKAFILLAAGICSLLPIIFGGYVLSSRAVDDPWFRSHFIVANSAYGLLSLAALHAILMHWQDRYLHKTHQSSGLLTSWVNRLPPLMTMEKILFRILTVGFALLTLTVFSGLFFSQTLFGKALFFDHKTIFGILSWLMFAGLLIARQRIGLRGLSAIRWVLGSFAMLLLAYVGSRFVIEVLLQR; encoded by the coding sequence ATGAATATTTTAGGTCACCCCAGCCTTGCATGGTTACCCAGCATCCTATATTTCCTGTTTTTTTGGCAGGAAGTTAGGTTTTATAGCAAAAAAGACGAGCAAAAAGATGGGGAATTAAGTTCTTCCTCTGCTTTAGGTTGCTCGCAGTGGCTTCTGTTGCCTGTATTGATCTTGCATGGTTTTATCTTGCATGAGTCCATTTTTACCGCTGCAGGGTTCATTTTTGGATTTGCCCAAGCGCTCTCAACCATGGCTTGGATTGGTGTTTGCTTTTTCTGGGTAGAGAGCTGGTACTTACCTATGAGGGGTCTAAAAGCATTTATTCTTTTGGCGGCAGGTATTTGTAGTTTATTGCCAATTATTTTTGGTGGTTACGTACTATCTTCAAGAGCAGTGGATGATCCATGGTTTAGAAGTCACTTTATTGTTGCCAATAGCGCCTATGGATTATTAAGTCTGGCGGCTTTGCATGCTATTTTGATGCATTGGCAAGACAGGTATTTGCATAAAACTCATCAATCATCAGGCTTGTTGACATCATGGGTGAATCGCTTACCTCCTTTAATGACGATGGAAAAAATTCTATTCAGAATTTTGACGGTTGGTTTTGCTTTATTAACCTTGACTGTGTTTTCTGGCTTATTTTTCAGTCAGACCTTATTTGGTAAAGCTCTATTTTTTGATCACAAAACCATTTTTGGTATTTTGTCCTGGTTAATGTTTGCAGGCCTACTGATTGCCCGTCAACGCATTGGTTTACGTGGCTTAAGCGCGATTCGTTGGGTGTTAGGTTCTTTTGCGATGTTGTTATTAGCCTATGTGGGTAGCCGCTTTGTGATTGAGGTTTTACTGCAGCGATGA
- the accC gene encoding acetyl-CoA carboxylase biotin carboxylase subunit, translated as MFEKILIANRGEIALRIQRACREMGIKTVVVFSEADRDAKYVKLADEAVCIGPAPSAQSYLNMPAIISAAEVTDAQAIHPGYGFLSENADFAERVEKSGFAFIGPTAESIRIMGDKVSAKQAMIKSGVPCVPGSEGALPDNPKEILAIAKKVGYPVIIKAAGGGGGRGMRVVHTEAHLLNAVNMTREEAGRAFGNPEVYLEKFLENPRHVEIQILADTHKNAVYLGERDCSMQRRHQKVIEEAPAPGIDRRLIAKIGERCAEACRKIGYRGAGTFEFLYENDEFYFIEMNTRVQVEHPVTELITGIDIVQQQILIAAGEKLAFRQKDIEFKGHAIECRINAEDPVKFMPSPGRIQSWHMPGGPGIRVDSHAYAGYFVPPTYDSMIGKLIAYGATREQAIRRMRIALSEVAIDGILTNVPLHRELMLDPKFEVGGTSIHYLEHKLEEQAASRRGNEK; from the coding sequence ATGTTTGAAAAAATCCTTATCGCCAATCGCGGCGAAATTGCTCTACGCATTCAGCGCGCCTGTCGCGAAATGGGCATTAAAACAGTAGTTGTCTTCTCTGAAGCCGACCGCGATGCTAAATACGTTAAGTTAGCTGATGAAGCTGTTTGTATTGGACCAGCTCCATCAGCGCAAAGTTACTTAAATATGCCTGCAATTATTTCTGCAGCTGAAGTAACCGATGCGCAAGCTATTCACCCTGGTTATGGATTCTTATCTGAGAATGCAGACTTTGCTGAGCGTGTAGAGAAATCTGGCTTTGCTTTTATCGGCCCAACAGCAGAATCCATCCGCATCATGGGTGACAAAGTTTCTGCAAAACAAGCCATGATTAAATCAGGTGTACCTTGCGTACCTGGCTCTGAAGGCGCACTGCCTGATAATCCAAAAGAAATTTTAGCGATTGCTAAAAAAGTAGGTTACCCCGTCATTATTAAAGCTGCCGGCGGTGGTGGTGGTCGCGGTATGCGCGTTGTACATACCGAAGCACACTTACTTAACGCGGTTAATATGACTCGCGAAGAAGCAGGTAGAGCTTTTGGCAACCCAGAAGTCTATTTAGAGAAATTCTTAGAGAATCCTCGTCACGTTGAAATTCAAATTCTTGCGGATACGCACAAGAATGCGGTTTATCTAGGTGAACGTGATTGCTCTATGCAGCGCCGTCACCAAAAAGTAATTGAAGAAGCGCCAGCCCCTGGTATTGACCGTCGCTTAATCGCCAAAATTGGTGAACGTTGTGCTGAAGCATGTCGCAAAATTGGTTATCGCGGCGCAGGTACTTTCGAGTTCTTATATGAAAACGATGAGTTTTATTTCATTGAAATGAACACTCGCGTTCAAGTTGAACACCCAGTCACAGAGCTAATTACTGGTATTGATATTGTTCAACAACAAATTTTGATTGCTGCTGGTGAAAAACTGGCTTTCCGTCAAAAAGATATCGAATTCAAAGGCCACGCCATTGAGTGCCGTATCAATGCGGAAGATCCAGTTAAATTTATGCCAAGCCCAGGTCGTATTCAGTCTTGGCATATGCCAGGCGGCCCTGGTATCCGCGTTGACTCTCATGCCTACGCTGGTTACTTCGTGCCACCAACTTACGATTCTATGATTGGTAAATTAATTGCTTATGGCGCAACCCGTGAACAAGCTATTCGCCGTATGCGCATCGCTTTGTCAGAGGTAGCAATTGACGGCATTTTGACCAACGTACCGCTTCATCGTGAATTAATGCTTGATCCTAAGTTTGAAGTAGGTGGCACAAGTATTCACTACCTTGAGCACAAACTCGAAGAACAAGCAGCTTCACGCCGCGGTAACGAGAAGTAA